The Egibacteraceae bacterium genome segment CGGCCGGTGGGGCGGGTTCGGCGACCGCGGGCGCCTGCGCGGCAGGCTGCTGGGGCTCGACGGGCGCCTGCGGCTCGACGGTTTCCGCGGGCGCGGCCGGGGCGGTGTCCTCCCGCTCCCCGCCGACGCTCACCCCACCTTGATGGTCGGGGCGGAAGGGTGTGGTCGCCGGTCGGAACCGGCGAGGGGCCGACTCCTCCTCGGTCGCCGGGGCCGGGGCGCCCGCGCCGGCCGCGTTCTCGTCCTGCTGCTCGCGCAGGTGCGGAGGGAGGACGCGACGGGCCTTGGTCCCAGGCGTGGGTGCTTGCAGGTTCGAGACGTCGTACTCCTCGGCTTCCCGGCGCTCCCGCTCCTCCCGTTGGCGGCGGCGCTCCTCACGTTGCTTGCCAAGACCCTCGCGGAAACGTGCAGCGTCAGCCAACTCGACGGTCGAGGAGTGCGACTTCGCCTCGACGCCGAACTCAGCCAGACGACGGATGACCTCCTTGTTCGGAAGTCCAGTCTCCTTCGCCAGCTCGTAGATACGGACCTTGCTCACTCCACACTCCTCGAGGCGCTGGCCACCGACGTGGCCGGGGCTTCGGCCTCTGCTCTTCTGGGCGGATCTGCCGCCGTGCTCCACTGCCTGCGTAGCTCGTCCTCATCCACGGTGACCTCTGCGCGCTGACACCGCAACGCCCTCAACAGCGCCGCCGCACCCCGCTGGAGCGCGGCCTCGAGGCAGGCCCGTTCGCGGCACACGTAGGCGCCACGGCCGGGCTCTCGCGCGGCACGATCGACCGTGACGGTCTCCCCGACGACGGCCAGCCGCACCAACGCGGTCCGGGAGGCGGCTCGACGGCAGGCAAGACACCTGCGAACGGGGATGTGACCCAATCCTACATCTCCTGCTGACTGGCGGGGGCGCCCGCGTCCGTGCCCGGCTCGGCGGCGGGCGGCTCGTCCGTGCCCGGCTCGGCGGCGGGCGGCTCGGCGGCGGGCGTCGACGTCGGGCCTGGCGGCGCATCCACCTCGGGCGTGTCCGCCGCAGGGGCGGCCGCGACGGGGTTGCCGTGCTCGTCGACCTCCCCGCGCTCGTACGCCTCCTGGAAGGCCGCCTGCTCCTCGGCGAACTGGGTCTCGCTCTTGATGTCGATGCGCCAGCCGGTGAGGCGCGCGGCGAGGCGGGCGTTCTGGCCCTCACGACCGATCGCCAGGGACAACTGGTAGTCGGGGACGACCACCAACGCGGTGGCGTCCTCGGGGTACAGGTAGACCTCCGCGACCTTGGCCGGCGACAGCGCGTTGGCGACGAGCGCAGCCGGCTCGTCGGACCAGTTGATGATGTCGATCTTCTCTTCGTTGAGCTCCTCGACGATGGCGCGGACGCGGGTGCCACGCGCCCCGACGCAGGCGCCCACCGGGTCGATCGCCGGGTCGGTCGAGGAGACCCCGATCTTCGTGCGGTAGCCCGCCTCGCGGGCGATGCCGCGGATCTGCACCAGGCCCTGGGCGATCTCGGGGACCTCGAGGCGGAACAGCTCCTGCACGAGGTTCGGGTGCGTGCGGCTGCAGATGATCTGGGGGCCTTTGATGGACCGGCGGACCTCGACGATGTAGGCGCGCAGCCGGGTCCCGTGCTCGTAGGGCTCGGTGGGGACCTGCTCGGCGTAGGGCAGCACGGCCTCGGCATTGCCGAGGTCCAGGACCGTCACCCGGTTGTCGTGGATCTGGATGGTGCCCGTGACGAGGTCCCCCTCCTTGCCGGAGTACTCGCCGTAGGTGAGCTCGCGCTCGGCTTCCCGAAGGCGCTGCATGAGGACCTGCTTCGCGGTCTGGGCCACGATGCGTCCGAAGTCGTGGGGCGTGTCCACCCACTCGTTGACGACGTTGCCGTCGTCGTCGAGCTCCTGGGCGTAGACGGTGACGTCACCGCTCACGCGGTCGATGACGACGCGCGCCTCCTCGGCGTCGCCGTCGGAGCGCTTGTAGGCGCTCGCCAGCGCGCTCTCCAGCGCCTCGATCACCGTGTCGAAGCCAATGCCCTTCTCACGCTCGATGCTGCGCAACGCCTCAATCTCGACCTTCACCGGCTTCTCCTCCTCACCAGGGCAGACACTGGGTCGCCTTGACGATCTCGTCGTAGCGCACCCGCACCTGCTCCGCCTGCGTGTGGAGCACCACCGCCTCCTCGTCGGCGGCCACGACCCGTCCCCGCAGCTGCAGGACACGGCCGTCGCCACCGTCGCGGTGGACCAGCACGTCCCGCCCCGCCACGCGCTCGAAGGAGCGCTGGCCGGTCAGGGGATGATCCACACCCGGCGACGTGACCTCGAGCGCGTAGCGGTCCTCGATCGGATCGGTCTCGTCCAGGCGCGCGGAGAGCTCCCGTGACAGGAGCTGGCAGGTGGCGAGGTCCACGCCGCCCTTGCGGTCGACGATCACCCGCACGATCCGCCGCGGACCCGAGCCCTTCACCTGCACGTCCACCAGATCCACGTCGCTGTCGCGCGCCAGTGGCTCCGCGAGCGCGCGCACCGTCTCCTGCTGGTTGGCCATCGCTGCTCTCACCACCTCGGGTGCCCCATCGGGCGAAAGAAAAAGTGGGCGTGACGCCCACTCAATGCGAGATCTCAATTACTCACGCGATCCCGGGCCGATCCTCGATCGTCCCGGTCCGTGCGAGCGGCACGTCAGCACCGATCCTGGACACAACGAGCCTCCCGACTCGGCGAGTCCAAGTATTGAACCTAGCAGCGCCTGGATCGGGCGGCAACGACCCGTGCCTACTGGAGAGGGTACATCCGGGTTGGAGCGAAGGACAGCACCAGCCGGCGGTCGTCCACCATGGCCTGGAAGAACTCGTCGGGGTCGGGGTGGGCCTTGCCGGCCGCCGCCTCGTAGAGCTCCAGGAGCCGTCGGCAGGTGGCGTCGCCGGGTTGCCGCGCCTGCGGGGACAGGTCCGCCCGCCCCTCCGCCACCACGTAGGTCCAGAAGTCGTCGCTGGTCACGTGCAAGCTGACCCGTGGATCACGGCGAGCGTTCGCGACCTTCGCCCGCCCTGCCGTCACGGAGATGGCGACGGTGTCGCCCAGCACGGCGTAGGCGATGTTGGACAGCTGCGGGCGGCCATCCGACGACCTGATGGTGGCCAGCACCCCGCGACGGCGCTCGGCCAGGAACTCTCTGGCCAGGTCGGCGGTCAGCAGCGGCATGGCGATACCCTACCCCGCACCGCGCCCGGCCCCCCGGACACCACACCCACACGGCCCACGGGGCCACACCACCCCCCCCCCCCGGGCCGGGGGGCCCGGCCACCCCCCCGGCCGATCCGCCGGGCCATATCCACAGGAGCGCGACTTCCTCGCCCGCAGGGGCGCTCGATCACGTATGACTGAGGCATGAGCACGCCGACGCGCAAACCCCAGTCCCCAAGAGCACGTGCGGCCAAGACCGCCGCCGAGAACCGGCGCATCATCACCCGTCAGCAGGCGCTGGACGCCGGGCTCACCCCGCGACAGGTCGAGGGGCTGCTCGCGACCGGCGAGTGGTCCCAGATGCATCGCGGCGTCTATCTGGTCGGGGACGCGCCACCGGACTGGGAGACCCGCTGCGTGGCTGCCGTTCGGGCTGCTGAACGCTGTCCGAACACCGGGAGGAAGCGGGTGGTGGCGGTGTCTCACCGCGCGGCGCTCGTCTGCCACGGCCTGCGGGGACCGGAAACGGCCTTGCCGGAGATCACCGTGGTCGGCGACAACCGACCCAGGTTGAGCGGCGTGAAGGTCCACCGTGCCTGCGTCCTGGAGGAGTGCGATGTCCAGGTCGTCGAGGGCATCCCGGTCACGACCGGAGCGCGGATGCTGTGCGATCTCGCCGGTGTGCTCCCCGAAGCCAAGTTCGTGGCGTTGCTCGATGACACGATCTGTGCACGGGTCGCCAGGCGCAAGCAGGTCTGCGAGCGCGCGCGGCAACTGCGGCCCGGCCGGCCACCACTCGCTCGGCTGATCGCGCTCACGGAACCGGGCGCCGAGGGCACCTTTCGGTCGTACCTGGAGCGCACAAGCGCGCAGGCGGTCGCCGCTGCTGGGCTCCCCCCACCGCGCTGGAACGTCGCTGTCCATGACGAGCTTGGGAAGATCGGGGTCGTGGACGCCATCTGGGACGGGATCCCCCTCATCGTCGAGTTCGAGGGACTGCGGTTCCACAGCCAACCCGCCGAGCGCCAACGTGACGCCGAGCGCTTCAACCGTTTGACCGACATCGCCCGCGTCCGCCGCTTCACCTACCGCGACGTGATGGAGCGTCCTGAGTACGTGATCGCCTCACTGCGAGAAGCGCTCGACGCCGGCCCTGCTCGAGGAGCGGGCTCCACCGAAGAGTGAGGCCCCCGACCAGACCACCACCCGGGCCGCGTGGCCCGGCCACACCCCCGGCCGATCCGCCGGGCCACACCACCACCACCACCACCCGGGCGAGCGGAGGTCGCGCCGGCGGGGTGGCTCAGGCGACGACGGTCGGGGCGCCCTCGCCGCGCTCCGCGCGGAGCTCGTCGGCCATCTCGTTGGCGAAGTGCACCAGGGTCTCGACGATGTCGGACTCCTGGACGGTGAACAGCACCTCGCCGCGCTGGATGATCTGGCCCTTGCCCTTGCCGGCGGCGACGCCGATGTCGGCCTCGCGGGCTTCGCCAGGACCGTTGACGATGCAACCCATGACGGCCACCCGCAGCGGCACGTCGATGCCCTCAAGGCCGGCTTGCACCTTCTCCGCCAGGCTGTAG includes the following:
- a CDS encoding PPOX class F420-dependent oxidoreductase encodes the protein MPLLTADLAREFLAERRRGVLATIRSSDGRPQLSNIAYAVLGDTVAISVTAGRAKVANARRDPRVSLHVTSDDFWTYVVAEGRADLSPQARQPGDATCRRLLELYEAAAGKAHPDPDEFFQAMVDDRRLVLSFAPTRMYPLQ
- the nusA gene encoding transcription termination factor NusA; translation: MKVEIEALRSIEREKGIGFDTVIEALESALASAYKRSDGDAEEARVVIDRVSGDVTVYAQELDDDGNVVNEWVDTPHDFGRIVAQTAKQVLMQRLREAERELTYGEYSGKEGDLVTGTIQIHDNRVTVLDLGNAEAVLPYAEQVPTEPYEHGTRLRAYIVEVRRSIKGPQIICSRTHPNLVQELFRLEVPEIAQGLVQIRGIAREAGYRTKIGVSSTDPAIDPVGACVGARGTRVRAIVEELNEEKIDIINWSDEPAALVANALSPAKVAEVYLYPEDATALVVVPDYQLSLAIGREGQNARLAARLTGWRIDIKSETQFAEEQAAFQEAYERGEVDEHGNPVAAAPAADTPEVDAPPGPTSTPAAEPPAAEPGTDEPPAAEPGTDAGAPASQQEM
- the rimP gene encoding ribosome maturation factor RimP — translated: MANQQETVRALAEPLARDSDVDLVDVQVKGSGPRRIVRVIVDRKGGVDLATCQLLSRELSARLDETDPIEDRYALEVTSPGVDHPLTGQRSFERVAGRDVLVHRDGGDGRVLQLRGRVVAADEEAVVLHTQAEQVRVRYDEIVKATQCLPW
- a CDS encoding type IV toxin-antitoxin system AbiEi family antitoxin domain-containing protein; amino-acid sequence: MSTPTRKPQSPRARAAKTAAENRRIITRQQALDAGLTPRQVEGLLATGEWSQMHRGVYLVGDAPPDWETRCVAAVRAAERCPNTGRKRVVAVSHRAALVCHGLRGPETALPEITVVGDNRPRLSGVKVHRACVLEECDVQVVEGIPVTTGARMLCDLAGVLPEAKFVALLDDTICARVARRKQVCERARQLRPGRPPLARLIALTEPGAEGTFRSYLERTSAQAVAAAGLPPPRWNVAVHDELGKIGVVDAIWDGIPLIVEFEGLRFHSQPAERQRDAERFNRLTDIARVRRFTYRDVMERPEYVIASLREALDAGPARGAGSTEE